From a region of the uncultured Draconibacterium sp. genome:
- a CDS encoding glycoside hydrolase family 3 N-terminal domain-containing protein, whose amino-acid sequence MYKLTIKISGLVMIFMLATGMKRPDESIYRKGWIDFNKNGVKDVFEDPSEKVEDRVANLISLMNVEEKTCQLTTLYGFSRVLEDELPNEKWKSRVWKDGIANIDEHLNTIQGRPSTFTEHAYPYSNHAEAINTVQKWFVEETRMGIPVDFTNEGVHGLCHKKATPLPAPIGIGSTWNKELVREAGEMVGREAKALGYTNIYAPILDVATDQRWGRVLECYGEEPFHIAEMGKQMVEGIQSQGVASTIKHFAVYSIPKGARDGDARTDPHVAPREMHQLYLYPFRRVIQEAKPMGVMSSYNDYDGVPVSASHYFLTELLRQQYGFKGYVVSDSEAVEYVSDKHRVAPDYKDAVRQVIEAGLNVRTTFRTPESFIEPLRELIAEGKLSMKTVDARVADVLRVKFELGLFDNPYVEDTEAANDLVHTDADAAFSKKINQQSLVLLKNENKLLPLDIEKVDKILVTGPLANEVSFTYSRYGPADNPSTSVYDGIKRYAGNSAQVEYIQGCEIIDPNWPGSEIMYTPLSKEEQAGIDAAVEKAKQSDVIIAVVGEDEKRVGESLSRTGLGLPGRQSELVRALQATGKPVVLVLINGQPLTINWENKYVPAILEAWFPGTECGNVVAETLFGDYNPGGKLSITFPKTLGQIPFSFPYKPGSHAGQPGVGPNGYGNTRVVGALYPFGYGLSYTTFEYSNLQLSAKELHAQADVSVSFNVTNTGEVAGDEIVQLYLKDEVSSVTTYESVLRGFKRVHLKPGETKTVSFTLSPDDLKILDINMNWTVEPGKFQVLVGASSEDIRLKDEFKILLN is encoded by the coding sequence ATGTATAAATTAACGATTAAAATTTCAGGCCTGGTTATGATTTTTATGCTGGCCACGGGAATGAAAAGGCCTGATGAATCAATTTACAGGAAAGGCTGGATTGATTTTAACAAAAACGGTGTTAAAGATGTTTTTGAAGATCCCAGTGAAAAAGTAGAGGACCGGGTTGCCAATCTCATCTCACTGATGAATGTAGAAGAAAAGACCTGTCAACTAACCACGCTGTACGGCTTTTCGCGTGTTCTGGAAGATGAACTGCCCAATGAAAAATGGAAAAGCCGGGTTTGGAAAGATGGCATCGCAAATATCGACGAGCACTTAAATACTATTCAGGGTCGTCCGTCAACCTTCACAGAACATGCCTATCCATACAGTAATCATGCTGAGGCGATTAATACAGTGCAAAAATGGTTTGTGGAAGAAACCCGCATGGGAATTCCGGTAGATTTTACCAACGAAGGAGTACATGGTTTGTGTCATAAAAAAGCCACCCCACTACCGGCACCAATCGGCATAGGTTCTACCTGGAACAAAGAATTGGTGCGTGAGGCCGGCGAAATGGTTGGCCGCGAAGCCAAAGCGCTTGGGTACACCAATATTTATGCACCAATACTTGATGTGGCAACCGACCAGCGCTGGGGACGGGTATTGGAATGTTACGGAGAAGAGCCTTTTCACATTGCAGAAATGGGTAAACAAATGGTAGAAGGAATCCAGTCGCAGGGCGTGGCATCAACAATCAAACACTTTGCCGTGTACAGTATTCCCAAAGGTGCACGCGACGGCGATGCCCGAACCGATCCACACGTAGCTCCCCGCGAAATGCACCAACTTTACCTCTATCCTTTTCGCAGGGTAATTCAGGAAGCCAAACCAATGGGAGTAATGAGCAGCTATAACGATTACGACGGTGTGCCGGTTTCTGCCAGCCATTATTTTTTAACCGAATTGTTACGTCAGCAATATGGCTTTAAAGGGTATGTCGTTTCCGACAGTGAGGCCGTTGAATATGTTTCCGACAAACACCGAGTGGCACCCGATTACAAGGATGCAGTGCGCCAGGTAATTGAAGCCGGATTAAATGTGCGTACCACTTTCCGCACACCGGAATCGTTTATAGAACCTTTGCGCGAATTAATTGCCGAGGGAAAACTGTCAATGAAAACTGTTGATGCCCGCGTTGCCGATGTGCTACGTGTAAAATTTGAATTGGGCTTGTTTGATAACCCGTATGTTGAAGATACTGAAGCCGCCAATGATTTAGTACATACTGACGCCGATGCCGCATTCTCTAAAAAAATCAACCAGCAATCGTTAGTACTGTTAAAAAACGAAAATAAATTATTGCCTCTTGATATTGAAAAAGTGGATAAGATTCTGGTAACAGGGCCTTTAGCCAACGAAGTAAGCTTTACCTACAGCCGTTACGGACCGGCAGATAATCCATCAACATCGGTTTACGATGGAATTAAAAGATATGCCGGCAACAGTGCACAGGTAGAATACATTCAGGGCTGCGAAATTATAGACCCCAACTGGCCGGGAAGTGAAATTATGTACACGCCGCTTTCAAAAGAAGAACAGGCCGGAATTGATGCTGCCGTTGAAAAGGCCAAACAGTCGGATGTGATAATCGCGGTAGTTGGCGAAGACGAAAAACGCGTAGGAGAATCTTTATCGCGAACCGGTCTTGGCTTACCGGGCCGACAGTCGGAACTAGTGCGTGCCTTACAAGCAACCGGAAAGCCGGTGGTGCTGGTGTTAATTAACGGCCAACCGCTTACTATTAACTGGGAAAACAAATACGTGCCAGCTATTTTAGAAGCCTGGTTTCCGGGAACTGAATGTGGAAATGTAGTTGCCGAAACCTTGTTTGGCGATTATAATCCTGGAGGTAAATTATCGATTACCTTCCCCAAAACATTGGGGCAAATTCCTTTTAGTTTCCCTTATAAACCTGGTTCGCATGCCGGGCAGCCGGGGGTGGGGCCAAACGGTTATGGAAATACCCGCGTTGTTGGAGCCTTGTATCCTTTTGGTTATGGTTTAAGCTACACCACTTTCGAGTACAGCAACCTACAATTAAGTGCAAAAGAACTACATGCCCAGGCAGACGTATCAGTTAGCTTCAATGTAACAAACACGGGCGAAGTTGCCGGCGATGAAATTGTTCAGCTATACCTGAAAGATGAAGTGAGCAGCGTAACAACTTACGAATCGGTATTGCGTGGATTCAAGCGTGTTCATTTAAAACCGGGAGAGACAAAAACTGTTTCGTTTACGCTAAGCCCCGATGATTTAAAAATCCTGGATATTAATATGAACTGGACTGTTGAACCGGGAAAATTCCAGGTTTTGGTAGGTGCTTCTTCGGAAGATATCAGGTTAAAAGACGAATTTAAAATACTTCTTAACTAA
- a CDS encoding sulfatase, whose translation MRIFYLVILLEFVFASCKVKENAKDEPARPNIIFIMSDDHAYQAISAYDDKLTQTPNIDRIANEGMLFTNSCLTNSICAPSRAVILTGKHSHLNGKTDNYFPFDTTQVTFPQLLQDAGYQTAMFGKLHFGNSPKGFDQFKILPGQGAYYNPDFITKNEGTVRVEGYTTDIITDMTIDWLDKERDPEKPFMLFYLHKAPHREWLPAERHYKEFTKKTFPEPETLFDNYEGRGTAAKTAEMNLLTHMNWAGDSKITPELMDELGIPETCDWDKSAFAREVGRQNPEQRAKWDAVYGPINEWFRDNYKKMSKKELMQWRYQRYMQDYLGTIAAVDEGVGTVLDYLDEQGLAENTIVVYTSDQGFYLGEHGWFDKRFIYNESFKTPLLVSWPNVIKPGITNTQMVQNLDFAETFLDAAGIDVPKDMQGESLVPLFKGEIANFRDAVYYHYYEYPSVHMVKRHYGIVTEDYKLVHFYYDVDEWELYDRKKDKNEMTNVYNDPAYKEVVEELTIKLNDLRVKYKDSPELDSVYLHNFLNRETPSH comes from the coding sequence ATGAGAATTTTTTATTTGGTTATTCTTCTGGAATTTGTTTTTGCTTCGTGTAAGGTGAAAGAAAACGCAAAAGATGAACCCGCGCGTCCAAACATCATCTTTATAATGTCCGACGACCATGCCTACCAGGCAATCAGTGCTTACGACGATAAGCTAACACAAACCCCAAATATCGATCGAATTGCCAATGAGGGGATGCTGTTTACCAATTCCTGTTTAACCAATTCTATTTGTGCACCATCGCGTGCCGTTATTTTAACAGGCAAACACAGTCATTTAAACGGTAAAACCGACAACTACTTTCCGTTTGATACAACTCAGGTAACTTTTCCGCAATTGTTGCAGGATGCCGGTTACCAAACAGCCATGTTCGGCAAATTGCATTTTGGCAATAGCCCGAAAGGATTCGACCAGTTTAAAATTCTGCCAGGGCAGGGTGCCTATTATAACCCCGATTTTATCACAAAAAATGAAGGTACCGTGCGTGTTGAAGGATACACCACCGATATTATTACCGACATGACCATTGATTGGCTGGATAAAGAGCGCGACCCTGAAAAACCTTTTATGTTATTTTACCTGCATAAAGCGCCACACCGCGAGTGGTTACCTGCTGAAAGACATTACAAGGAATTCACGAAGAAAACCTTCCCCGAGCCGGAAACTTTGTTTGATAACTACGAGGGGCGAGGAACGGCCGCAAAAACTGCCGAAATGAACCTGTTAACTCACATGAATTGGGCGGGTGATTCAAAAATTACTCCTGAGTTGATGGATGAACTGGGAATTCCGGAAACCTGCGACTGGGACAAATCGGCTTTTGCTCGCGAAGTTGGTCGCCAAAATCCCGAGCAACGCGCCAAATGGGATGCTGTTTACGGACCAATTAACGAGTGGTTCAGAGATAACTACAAAAAAATGTCGAAAAAGGAGTTGATGCAGTGGCGCTACCAACGTTACATGCAAGACTACCTGGGAACCATTGCCGCAGTTGACGAAGGTGTTGGAACCGTTCTTGATTATCTGGACGAACAAGGTTTAGCTGAAAATACCATTGTGGTTTACACCTCCGATCAGGGGTTTTATTTAGGAGAACATGGCTGGTTCGACAAGCGCTTTATCTACAACGAATCGTTTAAAACACCACTCCTGGTAAGTTGGCCAAATGTAATAAAGCCGGGAATTACCAATACCCAGATGGTGCAGAACCTCGATTTTGCCGAAACCTTTTTAGATGCTGCTGGTATTGATGTTCCAAAAGATATGCAGGGCGAAAGTCTTGTTCCGCTATTTAAAGGCGAAATCGCAAATTTTAGAGATGCGGTTTATTATCATTATTACGAATACCCATCGGTGCACATGGTAAAACGCCATTACGGAATTGTTACCGAAGATTACAAACTGGTACATTTTTACTACGATGTAGACGAGTGGGAATTGTACGACCGCAAAAAGGATAAAAACGAAATGACCAATGTGTACAACGACCCGGCCTACAAAGAAGTGGTTGAGGAGTTGACGATAAAGTTGAACGATTTACGCGTGAAATACAAAGACTCTCCGGAACTGGATAGCGTGTATTTACACAATTTCCTGAACCGCGAAACACCAAGTCATTAA
- a CDS encoding heparinase II/III family protein: MGSPDNHPRIYGKKNIQNDFAKNVEQVEWKKAIIQNKKNTINKYLTLCKDEPEWLLSRLQMNWKTKHDKVYLRGGDFSHSEGKAPFPTVRFSGTRDWATNYSFPALEEIEPYFDDERGLYLKNRETGEMEWVHPSKVGHGIEGVNRKIMALVEDAAFLYWYTGDEKYAAFAAPVYDTYIRGMYYRDAPVDIENGNQQHISGLATFEVIHEQIVVSLTLIYDFMFDYLKENGHDMDMSAAVFQKWGDQIIKNGVPDNNWNFFQARFLSYIGLAMDDNDYYENGKGQQYYLDHTFEITTDRQIALKEAVRNYDFETAMWPECASYSMHVTETLLKILTLLDNATNANEFENFPIVEKATLASFQYLFPNGEIVAFGDSRHQPLPEASFEYLIANYRKYEKTEKEKQIAALYKGLYENEERGRGLFELFFYVDELIETQGKSREELIGELTSPTFYAPNVSWFAQRMGIGENATMVSTVGALGNHAHANGIAIEMYANNHVIAPDMGKGPSYWHQDHRNYYARYPAHNTVVVDGISDSEAMRVSHPFKMENHFPLSGEKNPVFRKVTFADVLFVEPKTKANQRRLTAVIQSTSGKPYVLDIFRSENPGSESQKHEYFYHNLGQSLSFINEKNQQLALAASNQLNVEGNLKAYNYFTDEQSFSSSDNVNALFKLETTANRSSVMKVWLKGDENRQYFSVNGPKSNALNKASVPEEVINAKVPALVVRKNGEAWNHPFVAVFNPYIEGNEKGIAEVTYSAVPENQAVQLITITHSNETTTDFIIASASDNGIVDSDDFYQKGLLTITRETQDNLDFLFAAGITRFSSKDWEIVTVGEPVTTTIEKCDRGFEIQNSSGVKIGIPKKFNLDYVEIYENGKLMETRKGNVDRNNPGRVDFLFEKAFERAVVVLKK, encoded by the coding sequence ATGGGATCACCGGACAACCACCCACGCATTTACGGCAAAAAAAATATTCAAAATGATTTTGCAAAAAATGTAGAACAGGTTGAATGGAAAAAGGCCATCATTCAAAACAAAAAAAATACTATTAATAAATACCTTACCCTTTGCAAGGATGAACCGGAGTGGCTGTTGTCGCGCCTGCAAATGAACTGGAAAACAAAGCATGACAAAGTGTATTTGCGTGGCGGCGATTTTTCGCATTCCGAAGGTAAAGCGCCTTTCCCTACGGTTCGTTTTTCGGGAACACGTGACTGGGCTACAAATTACAGTTTTCCTGCTTTGGAAGAAATTGAACCCTATTTCGACGATGAAAGAGGATTGTACCTGAAGAACCGGGAAACCGGTGAAATGGAATGGGTGCACCCTTCAAAAGTGGGGCATGGAATAGAAGGGGTGAACCGAAAGATTATGGCATTGGTTGAAGATGCCGCCTTTTTATATTGGTATACCGGAGATGAAAAATATGCAGCCTTTGCTGCTCCCGTTTACGATACCTACATAAGGGGGATGTACTACCGTGATGCACCGGTAGATATAGAAAATGGAAATCAGCAACACATATCAGGACTGGCAACTTTTGAGGTAATTCATGAACAAATTGTAGTGTCGTTGACGCTTATTTACGATTTCATGTTCGATTATCTGAAAGAAAATGGGCACGATATGGATATGTCGGCCGCCGTTTTTCAGAAATGGGGCGACCAGATTATTAAAAATGGTGTTCCCGATAACAACTGGAATTTTTTCCAGGCACGGTTTCTATCTTACATTGGTCTGGCTATGGATGATAATGATTATTACGAAAATGGCAAAGGCCAGCAATACTACCTCGATCATACTTTTGAAATTACTACCGACCGCCAGATCGCTTTAAAGGAAGCCGTGCGGAATTACGATTTCGAAACTGCCATGTGGCCCGAATGTGCGTCGTATTCGATGCACGTTACCGAAACCTTATTAAAGATTCTAACCTTGTTGGATAATGCCACTAATGCCAATGAATTCGAGAATTTTCCCATCGTAGAGAAGGCAACACTGGCATCGTTTCAGTATTTATTTCCCAATGGCGAGATAGTTGCATTTGGCGATTCACGTCATCAACCGCTTCCGGAAGCAAGTTTTGAATACCTGATTGCCAACTACCGGAAATACGAAAAAACAGAAAAAGAAAAGCAGATAGCCGCATTGTACAAAGGTCTTTACGAGAATGAAGAGAGAGGTCGGGGGTTATTTGAACTATTCTTTTATGTAGACGAACTGATTGAAACACAGGGAAAAAGTAGAGAAGAGCTCATTGGAGAATTAACATCACCAACCTTTTATGCGCCCAATGTGAGCTGGTTTGCACAGCGCATGGGAATTGGCGAAAATGCCACTATGGTTTCAACGGTTGGTGCTTTGGGTAATCATGCGCATGCTAATGGTATAGCCATTGAAATGTATGCCAATAACCACGTAATTGCGCCCGATATGGGTAAGGGACCAAGCTACTGGCACCAAGACCATCGCAACTATTACGCGCGCTACCCGGCGCATAACACCGTTGTGGTTGATGGTATTTCCGATAGCGAAGCCATGAGAGTAAGCCACCCCTTTAAAATGGAAAATCATTTTCCTCTTTCAGGAGAAAAGAATCCTGTTTTCAGAAAGGTTACCTTTGCCGATGTTTTGTTTGTTGAGCCTAAAACAAAGGCCAACCAGCGAAGGTTAACGGCAGTAATTCAAAGTACATCAGGCAAACCTTATGTGCTGGATATTTTCAGATCAGAAAACCCGGGAAGTGAATCCCAAAAACACGAGTACTTTTACCACAACCTGGGGCAGTCGCTCAGTTTCATTAATGAAAAAAATCAACAGCTAGCACTTGCTGCAAGCAATCAATTAAACGTTGAGGGCAATTTAAAAGCTTACAATTATTTTACCGATGAACAAAGTTTTTCTTCATCAGATAACGTAAATGCCTTGTTTAAACTGGAAACTACGGCCAATCGTAGCAGCGTAATGAAGGTCTGGCTGAAAGGGGACGAAAACCGACAGTATTTCTCAGTAAATGGGCCAAAATCGAATGCACTGAATAAAGCCAGTGTGCCGGAAGAAGTTATAAACGCAAAAGTGCCTGCTCTTGTGGTTCGTAAAAATGGTGAAGCATGGAACCACCCTTTTGTGGCTGTTTTTAATCCTTATATTGAAGGTAATGAAAAAGGGATTGCCGAGGTTACCTATTCTGCCGTTCCTGAAAATCAGGCAGTGCAGCTAATAACCATTACTCACAGCAACGAGACAACAACTGATTTTATTATAGCTTCGGCATCAGATAATGGAATTGTTGATTCAGACGATTTCTACCAAAAAGGTCTGTTGACCATTACTCGCGAAACTCAGGACAATCTCGATTTTCTTTTTGCCGCCGGAATTACTCGCTTTTCTTCTAAAGACTGGGAAATAGTAACGGTGGGAGAGCCCGTTACAACTACAATTGAGAAATGCGACCGGGGATTTGAAATTCAAAACAGCAGCGGCGTAAAAATTGGCATTCCGAAAAAGTTTAATCTGGATTATGTAGAGATTTATGAGAATGGAAAACTGATGGAGACCAGAAAAGGAAATGTAGACCGAAACAATCCCGGAAGAGTAGATTTTTTATTTGAAAAAGCCTTTGAAAGAGCAGTTGTTGTGCTTAAAAAATAA
- a CDS encoding TonB-dependent receptor plug domain-containing protein — MKNLNFNHLVIIVLLGLLPVLSKSQVRTIKGKVTTFDSIPLINAEVKVLSSKQITFTDTLGRFEVSSAENDKLKVSANGFVSRKVKIDEKTKLALVNLRFKSGVKNVEIAAGYGHISERDKLFAVSSLQNKQDNFSDYSNMYDLIRGMSAGIEVVGKEITIRGEHSINSSSVLIVVDGVVGDSDELDWLMPYDVKSIDILKDGAAAIYGSRGAAGVILITTKKGGD, encoded by the coding sequence ATGAAAAACCTAAATTTTAACCATCTTGTTATAATTGTACTTCTGGGTTTGTTGCCTGTGCTTTCAAAATCGCAAGTGAGAACGATTAAAGGTAAGGTTACCACTTTCGATAGTATTCCGCTGATTAATGCTGAAGTAAAAGTTTTGAGTTCGAAACAAATTACTTTTACTGATACTCTTGGTCGCTTTGAAGTTTCAAGCGCTGAAAATGATAAGCTAAAAGTAAGTGCAAACGGTTTTGTTTCCAGAAAAGTTAAGATTGATGAGAAAACAAAATTGGCTTTGGTTAATTTGAGATTTAAATCGGGTGTTAAAAATGTAGAAATTGCCGCCGGTTATGGGCACATTAGTGAGCGAGACAAACTTTTTGCTGTGTCATCACTACAAAATAAACAAGATAATTTTTCCGATTACTCGAATATGTATGACCTAATTCGAGGCATGTCAGCTGGTATTGAAGTAGTAGGCAAAGAAATTACAATACGTGGCGAACATTCAATTAACAGTTCAAGTGTTCTTATTGTAGTTGATGGAGTTGTGGGTGATTCAGATGAACTCGACTGGTTAATGCCATATGATGTTAAAAGTATTGATATATTAAAAGATGGTGCTGCTGCAATCTATGGTAGCAGAGGGGCAGCTGGTGTTATACTTATCACCACTAAAAAAGGAGGAGATTAA